One region of Gorilla gorilla gorilla isolate KB3781 chromosome 13, NHGRI_mGorGor1-v2.1_pri, whole genome shotgun sequence genomic DNA includes:
- the ZNF483 gene encoding zinc finger protein 483 isoform X2: MQAVVPLNKMTAISPEPQTLASTEQNEVPRVVTSGEQEAILRGNAADAESFRQRFRWFCYSEVAGPRKALSQLWELCNQWLRPDIHTKEQILELLVFEQFLTILPGEIRIWVKSQHPESSEEVVTLIEDLTQMLEEKEDPVSQDSTVSQEENSKEDKMVTVCPNTESCESITLKDIAVNFSRGEWKKLEPFQKELYKEVLLENLRNLEFLDFPVSKLELISQLKWVELPWLLEEVSKGSRLDIHGAVKKMQMFSEVE; this comes from the exons ATGCAAGCTGTAGTGCCCTTGAACAAGATGACAGCCATCTCACCAGAACCTCAAACTCTGGCCTCGACTGAACAAAATGAGGTCCCAAGAGTGGTTACTTCTGGGGAACAAGAAGCTATTTTAAGAGGAAATGCTGCTGATGCAGAGTCTTTCAGACAGAGGTTTAGGTGGTTTTGTTACTCAGAAGTAGCTGGACCTAGGAAAGCTCTGAGTCAACTCTGGGAGCTCTGCAATCAGTGGCTGAGACCAGACATTCACACGAAAGAACAGATTTTAGAGCTTCTGGTGTTTGAGCAGTTCCTGACCATTTTGCCTGGGGAGATCAGGATTTGGGTAAAGTCACAACATCCTGAGAGTAGTGAGGAAGTGGTGACCCTAATAGAAGATTTGACCCAGATGCTTGAAGAAAAAGAAG ATCCAGTCTCTCAAGATTCTACTGTTTCCCAAGAGGAGAACTCAAAAGAGGATAAAATGGTCACTGTTTGTCCCAATACTGAGTCCTGT GAATCTATAACATTGAAGGATATAGCTGTGAACTTTTCAAGAGGAGAGTGGAAGAAGCTGGAGCCTTTTCAAAAGGAGCTATATAAGGAAGTGCTACTGGAAAACCTCAGGAACCTAGAATTTCTGG ACTTTCCAGTTTCAAAATTAGAGTTGATTTCCCAGCTAAAGTGGGTTGAATTGCCATGGCTGCTGGAAGAAGTCTCAAAAGGCTCCCGACTAG
- the ZNF483 gene encoding zinc finger protein 483 isoform X3, with protein sequence MQAVVPLNKMTAISPEPQTLASTEQNEVPRVVTSGEQEAILRGNAADAESFRQRFRWFCYSEVAGPRKALSQLWELCNQWLRPDIHTKEQILELLVFEQFLTILPGEIRIWVKSQHPESSEEVVTLIEDLTQMLEEKEDPVSQDSTVSQEENSKEDKMVTVCPNTESCESITLKDIAVNFSRGEWKKLEPFQKELYKEVLLENLRNLEFLDFPVSKLELISQLKWVELPWLLEEVSKGSRLGSVI encoded by the exons ATGCAAGCTGTAGTGCCCTTGAACAAGATGACAGCCATCTCACCAGAACCTCAAACTCTGGCCTCGACTGAACAAAATGAGGTCCCAAGAGTGGTTACTTCTGGGGAACAAGAAGCTATTTTAAGAGGAAATGCTGCTGATGCAGAGTCTTTCAGACAGAGGTTTAGGTGGTTTTGTTACTCAGAAGTAGCTGGACCTAGGAAAGCTCTGAGTCAACTCTGGGAGCTCTGCAATCAGTGGCTGAGACCAGACATTCACACGAAAGAACAGATTTTAGAGCTTCTGGTGTTTGAGCAGTTCCTGACCATTTTGCCTGGGGAGATCAGGATTTGGGTAAAGTCACAACATCCTGAGAGTAGTGAGGAAGTGGTGACCCTAATAGAAGATTTGACCCAGATGCTTGAAGAAAAAGAAG ATCCAGTCTCTCAAGATTCTACTGTTTCCCAAGAGGAGAACTCAAAAGAGGATAAAATGGTCACTGTTTGTCCCAATACTGAGTCCTGT GAATCTATAACATTGAAGGATATAGCTGTGAACTTTTCAAGAGGAGAGTGGAAGAAGCTGGAGCCTTTTCAAAAGGAGCTATATAAGGAAGTGCTACTGGAAAACCTCAGGAACCTAGAATTTCTGG ACTTTCCAGTTTCAAAATTAGAGTTGATTTCCCAGCTAAAGTGGGTTGAATTGCCATGGCTGCTGGAAGAAGTCTCAAAAGGCTCCCGACTAG